Proteins co-encoded in one Meiothermus sp. genomic window:
- a CDS encoding regulatory iron-sulfur-containing complex subunit RicT: protein MVCVGVRFVHSPKIYDYRFSNQAPPVDSWVVVRTARGLELAKVRTEPRPGSAVGEVVRIATPEDLDQHSKLKNRAEEIHWWLKARLRREGVRAKVLGCEFTLDGNHIAVHYSAEQRIDLRRWVSELSKLAGARVEFVALGPRDQTAFLGALGACGMESCCSKWLQDFAQVSIKMARDQQLPLSPEKISGPCGRLLCCLQYEHEQYQELLAELPRKNSKACSIQGTCGKVTKLNPLAGTVELATEEGSTVTVHKSELRWD, encoded by the coding sequence ATGGTGTGCGTAGGCGTGCGATTTGTGCATAGCCCTAAAATTTACGACTATCGGTTCAGCAACCAGGCTCCACCTGTAGATAGCTGGGTGGTGGTTAGAACGGCGCGTGGGCTGGAGTTAGCTAAAGTACGTACCGAGCCTCGTCCGGGCAGTGCGGTCGGCGAGGTGGTACGCATAGCTACCCCGGAGGATCTAGATCAACACAGCAAGCTCAAAAATCGAGCTGAGGAAATCCACTGGTGGCTCAAAGCACGCTTGCGGCGGGAGGGTGTGCGGGCCAAGGTCTTGGGCTGCGAATTTACCCTGGATGGCAATCACATCGCAGTGCATTACTCTGCCGAACAGCGCATCGACCTGCGCCGCTGGGTCAGCGAGTTAAGTAAGCTGGCCGGGGCTCGAGTGGAGTTCGTAGCCCTGGGCCCCCGCGACCAGACCGCCTTCCTGGGGGCTCTTGGGGCCTGCGGTATGGAGTCATGTTGCTCAAAGTGGCTGCAGGACTTTGCTCAGGTCTCTATCAAAATGGCTCGAGACCAGCAGCTTCCTCTCTCGCCCGAAAAAATATCCGGCCCATGTGGACGTCTGCTGTGTTGCTTGCAGTACGAGCACGAGCAGTACCAGGAGCTCCTGGCCGAACTTCCCCGCAAAAACAGCAAGGCCTGCAGTATTCAGGGTACCTGTGGGAAGGTAACCAAGCTTAATCCTCTAGCTGGAACGGTGGAGTTGGCGACCGAGGAAGGCAGTACCGTAACGGTACACAAAAGTGAGCTTCGGTGGGATTAA